The Rhinopithecus roxellana isolate Shanxi Qingling chromosome 13, ASM756505v1, whole genome shotgun sequence genome contains a region encoding:
- the LOC115892833 gene encoding uncharacterized protein LOC115892833, with product MSAEYSGTWSGRPEGGAGSRPRAVGRVRFPRARGVRTVTATRAHTRPTAARPRDPSLPLRGAQSLGRCRLGFPARGVPGISGLNPGVPGRACTDGPGSRALPGAVRARPPTPLSARAGSSRPMLAAGDPRSPDRSRAGQPATMVALRPVQQLQGG from the exons ATGTCTGCTGAGTACTCTGGAACT TGGTCTGGGAGACCTGAGGGCGGGGCCGGGAGCAGGCCCCGGGCTGTGGGGAGGGTACGTTTCCCGCGGGCGCGCGGAGTGAGGACGGTGACAGCCACGCGCGCGCATACGCGCCCGACTGCAGCGCGGCCCCGCGACCCTAGTCTGCCGCTGAGAGGCGCGCAGAGTCTGGGCCGCTGCCGTCTAGGGTTCCCGGCCCGAGGCGTCCCCGGCATCTCCGGCCTGAATCCCGGAGTGCCAGGTCGCGCCTGCACCGACGGTCCCGGCTCCCGTGCCCTCCCAGGAGCCGTCAGGGCCCGCCCCCCAACTCCGCTTTCCGCCCGGGCAGGGTCCTCGCGGCCCATGCTGGCCGCTGGGGACCCGCGCAGCCCAGACCGTTCCCGGGCCGGCCAGCCGGCCACCATGGTGGCCCTGAGGCCTGTGCAGCAACTCCAGGGGGGCTAA